The following coding sequences lie in one Mucilaginibacter sp. KACC 22773 genomic window:
- a CDS encoding efflux RND transporter periplasmic adaptor subunit, translating into MGKTTKYILIGLGSLIVLLIIAKATGLIGKPPLTQVATEKADTRVINETVSASGKIKPHIEVKISPEVSGEVVELPIKEGDVVKKGQLLCKIRPDILKSGYDRAIASYNTQKASVGNSGQLLKQAQATFDNQAGIFKRSQELYKNKVLTVSEYENAKAAYEGAKASLEAAKQNVIGSQYGLAQSSASVKEAQDNLAKTTIYSPVDGVVSKLSIELGERVLGTQQFAGTEIMTISDLSKMDVNVDVNENDINRISLGDSSNIEIDAFLGKKFTGVVSEIGSSANVVGTTADQVTNFTVKVRINADSYMSLLKKSADNPSPFRPGLTATVDINTNQVKSLSVPIQSVTTREEKKDQNGPPKKDDDKSKPSITQPSKEYVFVLTAGNKLKQVQVTTGIQNDTYIQILSGLKGGEEVVSAPYAAITKTLADGMIVEKVDKSKLFNADNNNKAN; encoded by the coding sequence ATGGGAAAAACTACTAAATATATTCTGATAGGACTTGGTTCGCTGATTGTTCTGTTGATCATTGCCAAGGCAACCGGCCTTATTGGTAAGCCGCCTTTAACCCAGGTTGCCACCGAAAAAGCTGATACACGCGTTATTAACGAAACCGTATCTGCCAGCGGCAAAATAAAACCGCACATCGAAGTTAAAATAAGCCCCGAAGTATCTGGCGAAGTGGTTGAATTGCCCATTAAAGAAGGCGACGTGGTTAAAAAAGGCCAGTTGCTTTGTAAAATCCGTCCGGACATTTTAAAGTCGGGTTACGATAGAGCCATCGCATCTTATAATACTCAAAAAGCCAGTGTGGGTAACTCTGGTCAATTGCTAAAACAAGCCCAGGCTACATTTGATAACCAGGCCGGTATATTTAAACGCAGCCAGGAGCTATATAAAAATAAGGTACTTACCGTATCTGAGTATGAAAATGCCAAAGCTGCTTATGAAGGTGCCAAAGCTTCGTTAGAAGCGGCCAAGCAAAACGTAATTGGTTCACAATATGGTTTGGCACAGTCATCTGCTTCGGTAAAAGAAGCGCAGGATAACCTGGCCAAAACAACCATTTACTCGCCGGTTGATGGCGTAGTATCAAAACTATCTATTGAGTTGGGCGAGCGCGTTTTAGGTACCCAGCAATTTGCCGGTACCGAGATCATGACCATATCTGACCTGAGCAAAATGGATGTTAACGTTGATGTGAACGAAAACGATATTAACCGCATTTCATTAGGCGATTCATCGAATATTGAGATCGACGCGTTTTTGGGTAAGAAATTTACAGGTGTTGTTTCTGAGATAGGAAGTTCGGCCAATGTGGTTGGTACCACTGCCGACCAGGTGACTAACTTTACTGTTAAAGTACGCATCAATGCAGATTCATACATGTCGTTATTAAAAAAATCTGCAGATAATCCGTCTCCTTTCCGTCCGGGATTAACAGCCACTGTTGACATAAATACCAACCAGGTAAAATCATTATCGGTACCTATTCAATCGGTAACCACCCGCGAGGAGAAAAAAGATCAGAACGGGCCGCCTAAAAAGGACGACGATAAGAGTAAACCATCAATTACACAGCCATCAAAAGAATACGTATTTGTGTTAACTGCAGGTAACAAGCTAAAACAAGTGCAGGTTACTACAGGCATCCAGAATGATACCTACATTCAAATATTAAGTGGCCTTAAAGGCGGCGAAGAAGTGGTATCTGCCCCTTATGCAGCAATTACTAAAACACTTGCCGATGGGATGATTGTAGAAAAGGTTGACAAATCGAAACTGTTTAATGCCGATAATAACAACAAGGCGAACTAA
- a CDS encoding type 1 glutamine amidotransferase has protein sequence MTTKPEIKVAILDLYDGIANEGMRGFQDILNRYKAKHDLNITYKIFDVRRGCEVPGLDFDIYISSGGPGSPLHEGTEWEKKYFRLTDKLEDHNLSNTIDKKHSFYVCHSFQLMCRKYGLGDINTRRSPSFGVLPVNKTRAGLTEPLFEGLAEPFYAVDSRSWQVINPNENRFKELNMQLVAIEKERPHIDLPRAMMAIRFDEYSFATQFHPEADANGMKSLLLKEDKKDEVINEHGDVKYKEMLSHLADPDKISHTQQTLIPNFLDQAVMSLQGLA, from the coding sequence ATGACAACGAAACCGGAAATAAAAGTAGCTATACTTGATTTGTATGATGGGATAGCGAATGAGGGGATGCGCGGTTTCCAGGATATTTTAAACAGATATAAGGCAAAACACGATTTAAATATCACTTATAAAATTTTTGATGTTCGCAGGGGATGCGAAGTGCCGGGCCTTGATTTTGACATTTACATATCAAGCGGGGGGCCGGGAAGCCCGTTACATGAGGGCACAGAATGGGAAAAAAAATATTTCAGGCTGACCGACAAGCTCGAAGATCACAATCTGTCCAACACTATCGATAAAAAACATTCTTTTTATGTTTGTCATTCTTTCCAGCTAATGTGCCGTAAGTACGGACTGGGAGATATCAACACCCGCCGTTCGCCATCGTTTGGCGTGTTGCCGGTAAATAAAACCAGGGCCGGTTTAACCGAACCCCTGTTTGAAGGCCTTGCCGAGCCATTTTACGCGGTTGACTCAAGAAGCTGGCAGGTGATCAATCCGAACGAAAACCGGTTTAAAGAATTGAATATGCAGCTGGTAGCTATCGAAAAAGAGCGCCCGCACATTGATTTGCCACGGGCCATGATGGCCATTCGTTTTGACGAGTACTCATTTGCCACCCAGTTTCATCCCGAAGCCGACGCCAATGGCATGAAAAGCCTGCTTTTAAAAGAAGACAAAAAAGACGAGGTAATTAACGAACATGGCGACGTAAAATATAAGGAAATGCTGAGCCACCTTGCCGACCCTGATAAAATTAGCCACACCCAACAAACCCTGATTCCTAATTTTTTAGATCAGGCTGTAATGAGTTTGCAGGGGTTGGCGTAG
- a CDS encoding carboxylate-amine ligase, which produces MNKFTLGVEEEFMVIDPVTRELKSHEQRIVDSAQKIHEDQVKAEMYQAVVEVGTHICKNTAEARKEVGKLRTTVAMLAGDIGLRIGAAGTHPFSHWQHQLITDHPRYFEIVDEMQEAARSNLIFGLHVHVGIQSRDMAIHIANQVRYFLPHVYALSTNSPFWEGRNTGFKSFRTKVFDKFPRTGIPDYFSSIEEYDNYIKLLVKTNCIDNAKKIWWDIRVHPFFETIEFRICDCPMLVDETIAFAALFQALCAKLYKLRQQNMKFITYSRALINENKWRAARYGIDGKMIDFGKEMEVNTRSLVLELLDFVDDVVDDLGSRDDLQYVHKILETGTGADRQLAIYQQNNNFADVVDYITSQTLKGL; this is translated from the coding sequence TTAGGTGTTGAAGAAGAATTTATGGTGATTGACCCTGTAACCAGGGAGCTAAAATCGCATGAGCAGAGAATTGTGGACAGCGCGCAAAAAATCCACGAAGACCAGGTGAAGGCCGAAATGTACCAGGCGGTTGTGGAGGTAGGCACCCATATTTGCAAAAACACTGCAGAAGCCCGCAAGGAGGTGGGCAAATTGCGCACAACCGTGGCCATGCTCGCCGGTGATATTGGCTTGCGCATTGGCGCAGCGGGAACGCACCCGTTTTCGCACTGGCAGCATCAGCTCATCACAGATCATCCACGTTATTTCGAGATTGTAGATGAGATGCAGGAAGCTGCCCGTTCCAACCTTATTTTTGGTTTACACGTGCATGTGGGCATCCAATCGCGGGATATGGCTATCCACATTGCCAACCAGGTACGCTATTTTTTGCCGCACGTATATGCCTTATCAACCAATTCGCCTTTTTGGGAAGGGCGTAACACGGGGTTTAAATCGTTCCGTACCAAGGTTTTTGATAAATTTCCCCGTACCGGTATTCCCGATTATTTTAGCAGCATCGAAGAATATGACAATTATATCAAGCTGCTGGTAAAAACCAACTGTATCGATAACGCTAAAAAAATCTGGTGGGATATCCGGGTTCACCCATTCTTCGAAACCATCGAATTCCGTATTTGCGATTGCCCTATGCTTGTTGATGAAACCATTGCTTTTGCAGCGCTTTTCCAGGCGCTGTGTGCCAAATTATATAAGCTGCGGCAGCAAAACATGAAGTTTATAACCTACTCACGGGCGCTTATTAACGAGAATAAATGGCGTGCCGCCCGTTATGGCATTGATGGCAAAATGATTGATTTTGGTAAAGAGATGGAGGTAAACACCCGGTCGTTAGTCTTGGAATTGCTTGATTTTGTCGACGACGTAGTCGACGACCTTGGCTCACGTGATGACCTGCAGTATGTACATAAAATACTGGAAACGGGTACCGGGGCCGACAGGCAGCTGGCCATTTACCAGCAAAATAATAACTTTGCGGATGTGGTTGATTACATCACATCGCAAACACTAAAGGGACTATAA